A window from Rhinolophus sinicus isolate RSC01 linkage group LG01, ASM3656204v1, whole genome shotgun sequence encodes these proteins:
- the SON gene encoding protein SON isoform X2, giving the protein MATNIEQIFRSFVVSKFREIQQELSSGRSEGQLNGETNTPIEGNQAGDAAASARSLPNEEIVQKIEEVLSGVLDTELRCKPDLKEVSRKSRCVSVQTDPTDEIPAKKSKKHKKHKNKKKKKKKEKEKKYKRQPEESESKPKSHHDGNMDLESDSILKFDSEPSAMALEHPVRAFGLSETSESPAVVLEPPIVSMEVSQPHTLETLKPVTKTAELSVASTSVISVQSEQSVAVTLEPSVTKTLDSFATAPVPTTTVELKSSESSVPMSVAYQMKSVLKSSESTPPEPSKITLEPPVVKVLEPSETLAVSSETPEAYPEPSTSTTMDFPESSATEVLRLPEQPVEVPSEIADSSMTRSQELLELPKTTALELLESSVASAMELPGPPATSMPELQGPPVTPVLELSGPSATPVPELPGPLSTPVPELLGPPATAVPELPGPSVTSVPQLSQELPGLPAPSMGLEPPQEVSEPPVMAQELPGLPAVTAAVESPGQPAVTVAMELTEQPVTTTELEQPVGMTTMEHPGQPEVTTATGLLGQPEAAMVLELPGQPVATTALELPGQPSVTGVPELPGLPSATRALELSGQPVATGALELPGQLMATGALEFSGQSGAAGALELLGQPLATGVLELPGQPGAPELPGQPVATVALEISVQSVVTTELSTMTVSQSLEVPSTTALESYNTVAQELPTTLVGETSITVGVDPLMAQESHMLASNTMETHMLASNTMDSQMLASNTMDSQMLASNTMDSQMLASSTMDSQMLATSSMDSQMLATSSMDSQMLATSSMDSQMLATSSMDSQMLATSSMDSQMLATSSMDSQMLATSTMDSQMLATSTMDSQMLATSSMDSQMLASGTMDSQMLASGTMDAQMLASGTMDAQMLASSTQDSAMLGSKSPDPYRLAQDPYRLAQDPYRLGHDPYRLGHDAYRLGQDPYRLGHDPYRLTPDPYRMSPRPYRIAPRSYRIAPRPYRLAPRPLMLASRRSMMMSYAAERSMMSSYERSMMSYERSMMSPMAERSMMSAYERSMMSAYERSMMSPMAERSMMSAYERSMMSAYERSMMSPMAERSMMSMGADRSMMSSYSAADRSMMSSYSAADRSMMSSYTADRSMMSMAADSYTDSYTDTYTEAYMVPPLPPEEPPTMPPLPPEEPPMTPPLPPEEPPEGPALPTEQSALTAENAWPSEMPALPPEESVPPPEPPVSQSEISEPSVVLANYSMSASEPSVLPSEAAVTVPEPPLEPESSATSTSIASAAVAEEHEIVPEKPVTYMLSETPVSAEPTMLTSETSIMSETAETFASMRASGHVASEVSMSVLEPAVTIPEPSQSTLELSAMGVSELPAAAVPEPPAVAVPESPAVAVPESPAEAVPEPPTETVREPLAVSVLGPPAEAVPEPLALVEPERVTIHVPVSALEPAVPVLEPAVSVLQPNVIVSEPSVSVPESTVTILEPAAVTVSEQTQVTPTEMVLESAPVMLESSVLLSGDETRAPEMGTQEITVHSEVEPYTEGHLKNNSYESEHGINIDLNINNHLIANEMEHSTASAASTGAVSEIGEEKILPTSETKQCTVLDTCPSVSETDVGGTLSSTGPLALEPDTMGTSKGIEFATASALSSISKYDVEVSLNTQDTEHDMVISTSPSGGSEADIEGPLPAKDIHLDLPSNNFISSDAEGPLPMKESDQTAVALSPKESSTDKEVPLPAKEILSGSGFSASIDDINEADLVRPLLPKDMERLTSLRAGIEGPLLASEVERDKSAASPVVVNVPERASESSSEEKDDYEIFVKVKDTHEKSKKNKNRDKGEKEKKRDSSLRSRSKRSKSSEHKSRKRTSESRSRARKRSSKSKSHRSQTRSRSRSRRRRRSSRSRSKSRGRRSVSKEKRKRSPKHRSKSRERKRKRSSSRDNRKTVRARSRTPSRRSRSHTPSRRRRSRSVGRRSFSISPSRRSRTPSRRSRTPSRRSRTPSRRSRTPSRRSRTPSRRSRTPSRRSRTPSRRRRSRSVVRRRSFSISPVRLRRSRTPLRRRFSRSPLRRKRSRSSERGRSPKRLTDLNKAQLLEIAKANAAAMCAKAGVPLPPNLKPAPPPTIEEKVAKKSGGATIEELTEKCKQIAQSKEDDDVIVNKPHVSDEEEEEPPFYHHPFKLSEPKPIFFNLNIAAAKPTPPKSQVTLTKEFPVSSGSQHRKKEADSVYGEWVPVEKNGEENKDDDNVFSSTLPSEPVDISTAMSERALAQKRLSENAFDLEAMSMLNRAQERIDAWAQLNSIPGQFTGSTGVQVLTQEQLANTGAQAWIKKDQFLRAAPVTGGMGAVLMRKMGWREGEGLGKNKEGNKEPILVDFKTDRKGLVAVGERAQKRSGNFSAAMKDLSGKHPVSALMEICNKRRWQPPEFLLVHDSGPDHRKHFLFRVLRNGSPYQPNCMFFLNRY; this is encoded by the exons TGGAAGGAGTGAAGGCCAGCTCAATGGTGAAACAAATACACCTATTGAAGGAAACCAGGCAGGTGATGCAGCTGCCTCCGCCAGGAGTCTACCAAATGAAGAAATAGTTCAGAAGATAGAGGAAGTACTTTCTGGGGTCTTAGATACAGAACTACGATGCAAGCCAG ACTTGAAGGAGGTCTCCAGAAAAAGTAGATGTGTGTCTGTACAAACAGATCCTACTGATGAAATTCCCGCCAAAAAGTCAAAGAAgcataaaaagcacaaaaataaaaagaagaaaaagaagaaagaaaaggaaaaaaagtataaaagacaGCCAGAAGAATCTGAATCAAAACCGAAATCACATCATGATGGGAACATGGATTTAGAATCAGATTCCATTTTGAAGTTTGATTCTGAACCGTCAGCGATGGCACTGGAGCATCCTGTAAGAGCATTTGGCCTGTCTGAGACCAGTGAATCTCCTGCAGTTGTGCTAGAACCTCCTATAGTATCAATGGAGGTATCACAGCCACACACTTTAGAAACTCtgaagccagttacaaaaactGCAGAACTGTCAGTTGCATCTACATCAGTAATCTCAGTTCAGTCAGAGCAGTCTGTGGCAGTAACGCTGGAACCATCCGTGACAAAAACCCTGGATTCTTTTGCAACAGCACCAGTGCCTACTACAACAGTAGAGCTAAAGTCATCTGAATCATCTGTACCAATGTCAGTGGCATATCAGATGAAATCTGTGCTGAAATCTTCAGAGAGCACACCTCCAGAGCCATCAAAGATCACGTTAGAGCCTCCAGTAGTAAAAGTGCTGGAACCATCAGAAACCCTTGCGGTATCATCAGAGACACCTGAGGCATACCCTGAGCCAAGCACATCAACAACAATGGATTTTCCAGAGTCATCTGCAACTGAAGTACTAAGATTGCCAGAGCAGCCTGTAGAAGTACCATCGGAGATTGCAGATTCATCCATGACAAGATCACAGGAGTTGCTGGAGCTGCCCAAGACCACAGCATTGGAGCTGCTGGAGTCGTCGGTGGCCTCAGCGATGGAGTTGCCGGGGCCACCTGCGACCTCCATGCCGGAGTTGCAGGGGCCCCCTGTGACTCCAGTGCTGGAGTTATCTGGGCCCTCTGCTACCCCGGTGCCAGAGTTGCCAGGGCCCCTTTCTACCCCAGTGCCTGAGTTGCTAGGGCCCCCTGCGACAGCAGTGCCTGAGTTGCCGGGGCCCTCTGTGACGTCAGTGCCACAGTTGTCACAGGAATTGCCAGGGCTTCCAGCACCATCCATGGGGTTGGAGCCACCACAGGAGGTATCAGAGCCACCTGTGATGGCACAGGAGTTGCCAGGGCTGCCTGCGGTGACAGCAGCAGTAGAGTCGCCGGGGCAGCCTGCCGTAACAGTAGCAATGGAGTTGACCGAGCAACCTGTGACGACGACAGAGTTGGAGCAACCTGTGGGGATGACAACGATGGAACATCCTGGGCAGCCTGAGGTGACAAcagcaacagggttgctggggCAGCCTGAGGCAGCGATGGTGCTGGAGTTGCCAGGACAGCCGGTGGCAACGACAGCGCTGGAGTTGCCAGGGCAGCCTTCGGTGACTGGGGTGCCAGAGTTGCCAGGGCTGCCTTCGGCAACTAGGGCACTGGAGTTGTCGGGGCAGCCTGTGGCAACTGGGGCACTGGAGTTGCCTGGGCAGCTCATGGCAACTGGGGCACTGGAGTTCTCGGGGCAGTCTGGGGCAGCTGGAGCACTGGAGCTTTTGGGGCAGCCTCTGGCAACAGGGGTGCTGGAGTTGCCAGGGCAGCCTGGGGCGCCAGAGTTGCCTGGGCAGCCTGTGGCAACTGTGGCGCTGGAGATCTCTGTTCAGTCTGTGGTGACAACGGAGCTGTCAACGATGACCGTGTCGCAGTCCCTGGAGGTGCCCTCGACGACAGCGCTGGAATCCTATAATACGGTAGCACAGGAGCTGCCTACTACATTAGTGGGGGAGACTTCTATAACAGTAGGAGTGGATCCCTTGATGGCCCAAGAATCCCATATGTTAGCTTCTAACACCATGGAGACCCATATGTTAGCATCCAACACCATGGACTCCCAAATGCTAGCGTCCAACACCATGGACTCCCAGATGCTAGCGTCCAACACAATGGACTCCCAGATGTTAGCCTCTAGCACCATGGACTCCCAGATGTTAGCCACCAGCTCCATGGACTCCCAGATGTTAGCCACCAGCTCCATGGACTCCCAGATGTTAGCCACCAGCTCCATGGACTCCCAGATGTTAGCCACCAGCTCCATGGACTCCCAGATGTTAGCCACCAGCTCCATGGACTCCCAGATGTTAGCCACCAGCTCCATGGACTCCCAGATGTTAGCAACCAGCACCATGGACTCCCAGATGTTAGCAACCAGCACCATGGACTCCCAGATGTTAGCAACTAGCTCTATGGATTCCCAGATGTTAGCATCTGGCACTATGGACTCTCAAATGTTAGCTTCCGGCACCATGGATGCCCAGATGTTAGCGTCTGGTACCATGGATGCCCAGATGTTAGCATCTAGTACCCAAGATTCTGCTATGTTGGGTTCAAAATCTCCTGATCCCTACAGGTTAGCTCAGGATCCTTATAGGTTAGCTCAGGATCCCTATAGGTTAGGTCATGACCCTTACAGGCTAGGTCATGATGCCTACAGGTTAGGGCAAGACCCCTATAGATTAGGCCATGATCCCTACAGACTAACTCCTGATCCCTATAGGATGTCACCTAGACCATATAGGATAGCACCCAGGTCCTATAGGATAGCTCCCAGACCATATAGATTAGCACCTAGACCCCTGATGTTAGCATCTAGACGGTCTATGATGATGTCCTATGCTGCAGAACGTTCCATGATGTCATCTTATGAACGCTCTATGATGTCTTATGAGCGCTCTATGATGTCCCCTATGGCTGAGCGTTCTATGATGTCAGCCTATGAGCGCTCTATGATGTCAGCCTATGAGCGCTCTATGATGTCCCCTATGGCTGAGCGGTCTATGATGTCAGCTTATGAACGCTCTATGATGTCAGCTTACGAGCGCTCCATGATGTCCCCAATGGCTGAGCGATCTATGATGTCCATGGGTGCCGACCGGTCTATGATGTCATCGTACTCTGCTGCAGACCGGTCTATGATGTCATCGTACTCTGCTGCAGACCGATCTATGATGTCATCTTATACTGCTGATCGTTCAATGATGTCTATGGCAGCTGATTCTTACACTGATTCTTACACTGATACATACACGGAGGCATATATGGTGCCACCTTTGCCTCCTGAAGAGCCTCCAACAATGCCACCATTGCCACCTGAGGAGCCACCAATGACACCACCATTGCCTCCTGAGGAACCCCCAGAGGGTCCAGCATTACCCACTGAGCAGTCAGCATTAACAGCTGAAAATGCTTGGCCATCTGAGATGCCAGCATTACCTCCTGAAGAGTCTGTACCACCGCCTGAACCTCCTGTGAGTCAAAGTGAGATTTCAGAGCCTTCGGTAGTACTTGCTAATTATTCAATGTCAGCATCAGAGCCTTCAGTGTTACCATCAGAGGCTGCCGTGACTGTTCCAGAGCCACCACTAGAGCCAGAATCTTCGGCTACATCCACATCTATAGCGTCTGCTGCAGTAGCAGAAGAACATGAAATTGTTCCAGAAAAACCTGTGACTTACATGTTATCTGAAACTCCTGTGTCAGCTGAACCAACTATGTTAACATCAGAGACTTCTATTATGTCAGAGACAGCAGAAACCTTTGCTTCCATGAGAGCTTCAGGACATGTTGCTTCAGAGGTATCTATGTCTGTGCTAGAGCCTGCAGTAACTATTCCAGAGCCATCACAGAGCACACTAGAGCTCTCAGCCATGGGTGTCTCAGAGCTACCAGCTGCGGCTGTTCCAGAGCCCCCAGCTGTGGCTGTCCCAGAGTCCCCGGCCGTGGCTGTCCCAGAGTCCCCGGCCGAGGCTGTCCCAGAGCCCCCAACCGAGACTGTCAGGGAGCCCCTGGCTGTGTCTGTCCTAGGGCCACCGGCTGAGGCTGTCCCGGAACCTCTGGCCTTGGTTGAGCCAGAGCGTGTTACCATTCATGTGCCAGTTTCTGCCCTGGAACCTGCTGTGCCTGTCCTGGAACCAGCAGTGTCAGTTCTTCAACCTAATGTGATTGTTTCAGAACCATCTGTTTCTGTCCCAGAATCCACTGTGACAATTTTGGAGCCTGCTGCAGTCACTGTCTCAGAGCAGACTCAAGTAACACCAACTGAGATGGTTTTAGAGTCTGCACCAGTGATGCTGGAGTCTAGTGTTTTATTATCTGGTGATGAAACTCGTGCTCCAGAGATGGGCACGCAGGAAATTACTGTGCATTCAGAAGTAGAGCCATATACTGAAGGACACCTGAAGAATAACTCTTATGAAAGTGAACATGGTATAAATATAGACCTtaatataaataatcatttaattGCTAATGAGATGGAACATAGCACAGCGTCTGCTGCCAGTACTGGTGCTGTTAGTGAAATTGGTGAAGAGAAAATTTTGCCTACGAGTGAGACTAAACAATGCACAGTATTGGATACCTGCCCTAGTGTTAGTGAAACTGATGTAGGAGGAACTCTATCTTCTACTGGCCCTCTTGCTCTTGAACCTGATACAATGGGAACTAGTAAGGGTATTGAATTTGCCACAGCATCTGCTCTCAGTTCAATTAGTAAATATGATGTTGAAGTATCTTTAAATACTCAAGATACTGAACATGACATGGTAATTTCCACGAGCCCCAGTGGTGGCAGTGAGGCTGACATAGAGGGACCTTTGCCTGCTAAAGACATTCATCTTGACTTACCGTCTAATAACTTTATTAGTAGTGATGCAGAAGGACCATTACCTATGAAAGAGAGTGACCAGACAGCGGTTGCTCTCAGCCCTAAAGAAAGTAGTACAGATAAAGAAGTACCTCTCCCTGCTAAAGAGATACTATCTGGTTCAGGATTTTCTGCCAGTATTGATGATATTAATGAAGCAGATTTAGTAAGACCATTACTTCCTAAGGACATGGAACGTCTTACAAGCCTCAGAGCTGGTATTGAAGGACCTTTACTTGCGAGTGAAGTTGAACGTGACAAATCTGCTGCCAGTCCAGTTGTAGTTAATGTACCAGAAAGAGCTTCAGAGTCATCTTCAGAGGAAAAAGATGATTATGAAATTTTTGTAAAAGTTAAAGACACAcatgaaaaaagcaagaaaaataagaaccGTGATAAAggtgagaaagagaagaaaagagactcTTCATTAAGATCTCGAAGTAAGCGGTCCAAATCTTCAGAACACAAATCACGGAAGCGGACCAGTGAGTCTCGTTCTAGGGCAAGGAAGAGATCATCTAAGTCTAAGTCTCATCGCTCTCAAACACGTTCACGGTCACGTTCAAGACGCAGAAGAAGGAGCAGTAGGTCAAGATCTAAGTCTAGAGGAAGGCGATCTGTATCAAAAGAGAAGCGTAAAAGATCTCCGAAGCACAGATCCAAgtccagggaaagaaaaagaaaaagatcaagcTCCAGGGATAACCGGAAAACTGTCAGAGCTCGAAGTCGCACCCCAAGTCGGCGGAGTCGGAGTCACACTCCGAGTCGTCGAAGAAGATCTCGATCTGTGGGGAGAAGGAGCTTTAGTATTTCCCCGAGCCGACGGAGCCGCACCCCAAGCCGACGGAGCCGCACCCCAAGTCGAAGGAGCCGCACCCCGAGCCGACGGAGCCGCACCCCGAGCCGACGGAGCCGAACCCCAAGCCGACGGAGCCGTACCCCAAGCCGAAGGAGCCGCACTCCTAGTCGTCGGAGAAGATCAAGGTCTGTGGTAAGAAGACGAAGCTTTAGCATATCACCAGTCAGATTAAGGCGATCACGAACACCCTTGAGAAGAAGGTTTAGCAGATCTCCCCTCCGTCGTAAACGATCCCGGTCTTCTGAAAGAGGCAGATCACCTAAACGTCTAACAGATTTGa ATAAGGCTCAATTACTTGAAATAGCCAAAGCTAATGCAGCTGCCATGTGTGCTAAGGCTGGTGTTCCTTTACCGCCAAACCTAAAGCCCGCACCTCCACCTACAATAGAAGAGAAAGTTGCTAAAAAGTCAGGAGGAGCTACTATAGAAGAACTAACTGAG aaatgcaaacaGATCGCACAGAGTAAAGAAGATGATGATGTAATAGTGAATAAACCTCATGTTTcggatgaagaggaagaagaacctCCTTTTTATCATCATCCCTTTAAACTCAGTGAACCCAAAcccatttttttcaatctgaat attGCTGCAGCAAAGCcaactccaccaaaaagccagGTAACATTAACAAAAGAATTTCCTGTGTCATCTGGATCTCAACACCGAAAGAAAGAAGCAGATAGTGTTTATGGAGAGTGGGTTCCTGTAGAGAAAAatggtgaagaaaacaaagatgatgATAATGTTTTCAGCAGCACTTTACCCTCTGAG ccTGTGGACATCTCGACAGCAATGAGTGAGCGGGCACTTGCTCAGAAAAGACTCAGTGAGAATGCATTTGACCTTGAAGCCATGAGCATGTTAAATCGAGCTCAGGAACGG ATTGATGCCTGGGCTCAGCTGAACTCTATTCCTGGCCAGTTCACAGGAAGTACAGGAGTACAGGTTCTGACACAAGAACAGTTGGCCAATACTGGTGCCCAAGCCTGGATTAAAAAG